Sequence from the Pseudophaeobacter arcticus DSM 23566 genome:
CGATGTGGTCTTTATTGAGCTGCCCGAGGTTGGCGACGAATTTACCAAAGACGATGAGATCGTGGTGATTGAATCGGTCAAGGCGGCCTCTGACATCCTGTCGCCGCTGGACGGCGAAGTGGTCGAGATCAACGAGGCCCTGACCGAAACTCCGGGCAAGGTGAATGACGACCCACAGGGGGATGCCTGGTTCTTCAAGCTCAAGGTCGAGGACCTGTCGCCGATGGACGACTACATGGAAGAAGCTGCCTACAAGAGCTTCATCGGATAAGATCCACAGCCCGTCGCGCCCCTGGTTCGGCGGGTTTTGCATACCAGCAGCAGAGGGCTTTGATCGCTTTGATCAGGCAGACGGGTTTGCCCGAATGCCCCCTTTTGCCCGCGATCTGCTGCCCCGCTCCGCAGGGTTTTCCCCTGCATTGACCCGCTCTGACCCGCCCTGAACAGACAGGACCCCTGTGATGCCTTTCACCCCGATTGACTATCTTCCCTATGATTTTGCCAACCGCCGCCACATTGGCCCCTCTCCCGAAGAGATGGAGGCCATGCTGGAGGTTATCGGTGTCGAGAGCCTTGAGGCGCTGATAGAGGACACGGTTCCGGCCTCGATCCGTCAGGCTGCGGCGCTGGAGTTTGGCCGCCCGCTGTCAGAGCGCGAGCTGCTGTTTCACATGCGCGAAGTGGCAAACAAGAATCAGGTGATGACCTCGCTTATCGGGCAGGGCTACCATGGCACGGTGACGCCGCCGGCGATCCAGCGCAATATTCTGGAAAACCCCGCCTGGTACACGGCTTATACGCCCTATCAGCCCGAGATTTCCCAGGGGCGGCTTGAGGCATTGTTGAACTTCCAGACGATGATCTCTGACCTCACCGGGCTGGAAGTGGCCAATGCCTCGTTGTTGGACGAGGGCACCGCCGCCGCCGAGGCGATGACCATGGCGCAGCG
This genomic interval carries:
- the gcvH gene encoding glycine cleavage system protein GcvH — its product is MKFTEEHEWLDVDGDIVTVGITAHAAEQLGDVVFIELPEVGDEFTKDDEIVVIESVKAASDILSPLDGEVVEINEALTETPGKVNDDPQGDAWFFKLKVEDLSPMDDYMEEAAYKSFIG